CCACTCACTCACCTTGAACATCCATCTCTCAGGTCTGCTAGCAAGAGGCAAGATGGACAGCAGAGTCCAGGAGCAACTGTCCAAGTACTTGGGAATAATGAAGGAGGAGGAACTGGAAGAGTTCCTGCATCGATTGCCTGATAAGGAAACCCACAGTGACCCCACCACAAAGTCCTGGATTAAACTAGAGGAATCAGCTGCTATGGAGGTAGCTTCATGCCTGGTGTCACAGTATGGAGAGCAAAAGGCCTGGGACCTGGCCCTCCACACTTGGGAGCAGATGGGCCTAGGAGATCTGAGAGCCAAGGCCCAGAGAGAGGCTGCCTTGATGCCAGGTGAGTAGACAATGTGCCCTCTGCCTACTGCTGACCCCCACTCCTGACCCCTGGGAAACCCAGCCACTAACCCCCCAGATATTCTTATGGGTAGTGACTTCAGATCAACTTGGAGCTCCAAGCCTCAATATACACCCCGGGCTGCACCTCCTTTCTAGCCAGGTGCATTCCCAGAACCCCATGTGTCATCACAGCACCTGGGAGGGAGTGCTCAGAGAGGGAGGAGGCTGACATTCACAGGGGCTCTGAGAGGGTGGAGATGGGTCTCTCATCCTGCTCCCAGTCAGGTACTTCTTGCCTGGTCTTGCGTTCGAAGCACAGGCTTAGGGGGCAGGTTCATGCAGGTTCCAGTTTCTCCTCTGTCACCCTGTGCTTCATTTCTTTGTTCTCTGGACCCGTTTCTccaaaaaagaatgaggaagcaAGATTCTGACTCTTTTCATTAgcccattcatttattttctcagtTTCTTACTGAAGAGTTTTGACTGAAATTTTCATTTCCACATTGAACAGAAGTGTTGAGTATGGGCCTGCTTGTCTTTTGTTTTCCTCATATGGGAGAAAAACATTTTAGTTTTTTACCACTAAGTATGACCTTAAATGTGAACTTGTCACATATAATATGGAGGCACATGCTTTATATACCCAGAGTTTTTACCTTAGAAGAATGTATACTTTTCTACATTATTGAAATAATAGTgagtttttattgtatttatttgtttatttattggcaagacagaaagaagtaaaggagtaaggggatggtagagaggaagaggcttctgtaattgcttctctgctgagcataagcattggcaggtcagtccatactcccagcctgtttttgtatttccctagtagggaaaagctctggaaaggtgggactCCAGAGTATATTTGAGGTTGTCTGCTTGGGGAAATGAGGTTggcatcatctgcaacttggtgtctgaaaaagcatttataaagaggaacaaattgtttaataatcaggaacctaaaggcaacaatataacagatgagatttggggtctccgttttggaaaaagctagtagatttattttaggtatattcaaaggggtccatgactttactaatttttgcctgctccctacagctaacatgcgggtgagccaaaggtattgtctgggggagatggtgtcagagttgaaaatagaactagaaagctgtatcagggaagagagtagctcccaaatatgggaagagtatataaaaaattgttaactgtaaaccccattgatttgatctggggcctatattctgtGCAGGAGTGTGTATAACATCTGCATCctggtaggtctgagctcacatcctgtggtcatagctaggagcattctaggctatacccattgccagacccatcttccttgagtggtagaggcttttggtccaacctcccttcagagaataaggaagtccctaccattgttgattcacattgagagtAAGGTGCTGTAGGGGTCCATAAAGGGGCCCATTAGATctgctaggcccatcatgtctgtgtaggaatcccagggctccctgactaaggcaccaggtgatggagtggcctagtagtgagtaaagagtcatcattaaagtatgccaatctcttgcccttattcggcttttgtagtccttactttgtctgatgaagttagccttggagtgattaaggaaagtgaaataggaagtaggtatggagggtatttaggtctaagtagaaactatttgattaagtactttatattgtcttttttaggtctttctacttgcttactgcacttattgggtcactgcaaactattgtgtataaCATATAACTTTtgttttaacatatatattttcccctaacttatggatacgtgtgctctgtctcatggaccctggtctatatctaggttctgtggctttgttaggaagtgcactaccctaatggagttaaggagtcctgtgagctaggaacggtctcaccagagtagtggagctgaagggttgacatagcAGGCCTatcgtctgtggacacagtccgaagtgaaacatgtcgaggtggtactggttgcattgattaggctgagatcagcgGATGCTGTATCAGTTGGTGTGGGTCGAGAGAAGCCTGCTGGAAAAGGAGCCCCACCactgaggctccaggactgggagaaacaggGATTTttatagagaaggaggagggttcctgctgtcttaggggttaagaaggtaatagaggtgggggagacagcataatggttatgcaaacagactctcatgcctgaggctcccaactcccaggttcaatcccccgcaccatcataagccagagctgagcagtgctctggtgtttctctctgtgtgtgtttctctctctcttaatctctctcaaaaataaaataaataaaaattttttaaaaaaaatttaaaaaaagaaggtaatagaaagttattattataaccaagttatctgGAAATTTGGgtgactttgaaaatctcattgttaggattttctgttgTTCtattatacaagacctcaccacgATTTATGTCATTTAGAGCTATTTACATATAGTCATAGCTAATATAGTGATGcagccagttgcttctggtctttctggtctaagattataggtgatttaatatttcaaagaaaaagtcattattataaatgtactaacaatttaagcccactgttaaaattaaatCAAGTTACCAattgaagccttaagtgcttagattaaaggaatatatactcagaactggagcCTATGCATCAAACAGTGTGAgacgggagtcaggaggtagtgcagcaggttaaacgcacatggtgtaatgtgcagggaccggcgtaaggatcccggtttgagcccccggctccccaccagcaggggaatcgcttcacaggtggtgaagcagatccgcaggtgtctatctccctctcctcctctctgtcttcccctcctctctccatttctctctgtcctatccaacaacaacaacatcaataacaacaataataactaaaataataaaacaacaagggcaacagaatggaataaataaatattttttaaaaatcttttttaaaaagtatgagacattctatttttcccctcacatactgattaaatagtgatttataaaaccataggttaataggagtgtgtattaacaccattcccgccactgAAGGTCTgtgcccctacccccccccccccccgcagtaaaactgaaaatctaccctcaccctccacacagAGCTTTTTATGTTGGTgcaatactctaaactcagtcaaatactgctttgaatttccctttctcttctttctcaacttctctttatgagtaggatcatcccatactcatctgtgtctttctgacttagctcacttaacgtaattccttctagctccatccaagataggtcagagaaggtggttcattattcttaatagctgcatagtattccatggtgtatatatgccacaactttctcagccattcttctgttgggttgcttccaggttttggctattatgaattgtgctgctatgaacataggtgtacacatatctttttggattggtgtgATTGAGTCTGtaggctatatccctaggagaggtattactgggtcatatagaaggtccatttATAGACTTGTGAGGgttctacagactgttctccacagaggtttacattcccaccagctgtgtagggggcttcctttgtccccacaacctctccagctgttagtatgcttctaagaccccttctgtttcattggtttaatcccccctgcttaacagtgtattctatttacataaccccagttaactaagcactaccctgcctgcagggcattggtttaatccccactggttcacaatgtctttttgctccgccccctctccttgtcacaccctgattttcaccaatctcttttcgttccaccctctctacgtcacatcctgtttctaccctacttggcaagtatatatatatatatggacaggattgtgattatagttagtttagatggcttagattgcgctgcattctacatgaataaagagatactgtgtacagctcagccatgagtccctggtcgtctgtctcccgcccgcaaagccagcacggcataatggcaccctgaacagggactggcatatggcacCCAACTAACGTGGGatctaacctgcccatcccccagataagtaaacttggctacctatccagtatgggctgcctttctacttatgaagaggtttcccaaagcctctactgtttcgtcatgagacagtttctctgtctttggaacattttgctctgggccacactttggttccctgaccgggaactttggttccttatgactgtgatcgtagagcttggggttgcattggatcgaccttcttgtggtgcatcccgtgagtacccattcattggggaaactgacgatccttcctagccgactgaatccacatggatcccagtcactttcaaagccagcgacaagcagctcctgacagctttcaacctgacgctgttgactggctacggaagaagggcaaacgataGAAGaagtagagcttggaagatgcacgtagatttctccttggactttctggacttcctctcgcatgtttcccacagaaaaggactactctaacttgaaaagCATTATCCAgtaccttggcagtccccaagaatggagacacgtggttagatctactctcctgattagattctttctttgatgggaagacgttTTAAAAAACAGGTACCtgcagcaatcctgcaggaaccgtcagaagcaccctaaatggaatttttggactaggacaccctccggggactcatgatgctacatggtgaagatctggataatctggttaaaggtgaaagaagcaaaaactgcctaccacttttctctctattccccccttgttgttctctctgaatatcttaagttttctgtctgctttcagttgtgtttcgtaagagagtgatttgaatgactgaatttttgtatggcattaacttaaaaaaaaatgctggatgcagccatgatttgtagagacatccagaaacaatccaaaaaattattttttcctcctttgattttttttttttatgtcttggcataaacctgaaacatttaatcctgcctgaaaactgtatgagttatgggcggggcagatagtgcaatgattatgttaatggttctcatgcctgaggcttctaaccgtggttcttctgtttacctttgcacattttattgagtttaaactgtttaaacaaccttaaaatcatactagaaaggacttccaattataatggagttatcaattatagtaaacttctcatctgctacaagttttgtttgacaagtaagtgaattacagctgtcaagtcttcacatgaaaaagcatctgctaaaATGGaacccccagaaatccatttggacccctgttctctgacataaccacaagatggcatgatTACAATGCATCCCCAGAAaacaatgatgtgacctgacatgacctGAAGAAGtggattcacagactccaaagctcactctctacagaaaagcggaattctggtagctgacattccccattgagacagacttTTGCAgcttttcatcccctggcatttcttctgtggtcatctgctttcgactgacacttccattggacttactggtacacctcttggacactttacacaacttgacagcagtttccttttatgctgctgggtttctcaaagactgactgcagcagtgcatggactttgcatccagaaccttgggactctataggccacataCCCTCGCTTGcaggccctgctcccagagggaggaaacctcccctccttactaggtcctgcgcccagaggcaggagatgcccacagaggcaggaaacaccctttgaggcaagagatgcccccagaggcaagaaatacccTTTCACTtgctaggcactgccctttgaggcaggaaacgcccccctcaggcctccccttggcatcacactggttcttgctgctctcctattttgttcctccatgtcttgtgccagttcctttgaaaatgcctgtacaatataggtttctgttcaccccacactcctgatactatggccattagttaaaaagaaagggggaattgttggtatgcttctaagaccccttctgttttattggtttaatccccctacttaacactgtattctgtttacataacccctgttaactaagcactaccctgcctgcagagcattggtttaatccccactggttcacaatgtctttttgctctgccccctctccttgtcacaccctgattttcaccaatctcttttcgctccaccctctctatgtcacatcctgtttctaccctacttggcaagtatatatatatggacaggattgtgattatagttagtttagatggcttagattgttctgcgttctacatgaataaagagatactgcgtacagctcagccatgagtccctggttgtctgtctcccacccgcaaagccagcatggcatccagcattgttgctgctgtcagtTTTGATATATGACCTTATCacagtatctcagtgttgtctttatttgcatttctctgacaatcagtgacctggaacaatttttcatgtttgttgatcttttggatctcttctatggtgaatattctattcatatcctttgcccatttttggatggggtcatttgcctttttgttgctaagtttagtgagcgctttatatattctggttattagcctcttctctgatgtatggcatgtaagcctcttctcccattctgtgaggggttctcTTCATTTGGGTAGTCTCACCATATTTTGAATGAACCATTCATTTCACTTCAGTTCCTTTTTCACCTAGAGACTCTTCAGAATGTGTATTAGTTTTGCCATAATTGTGTGCTTCTTAGCTTTCTTTCCTTATTGACTTCCAGTTTCATGCCATTGTGGTTGGGAATAATATTTACTATTGTCTCTGATTTTATTCATTAAGAGATTGtgagcccactgtgctactcacTCTAGTGAATTCACATGTGCATTGAGAAGAAAATGTACTTTATACAGAAGAATGGAATAGCCTATATGTGGGCTATATATTGGCTATTATATGTgcaatatgtacatatatttattgcattttatctgagggtttttgtttgtttttgtttgtttgcagaaTAATATACAGTCCTTTAGGAAGAATGATTTGGTCAAGGTGGAATTggatttctctctcataaatctgTCCTTTCTGCTACACTGAATTAAATGTACCAACCTAACCTGTCAGTACAGAAAGTGGCTTAAAGTGGGAGGccgttatcatgatgccaactggacttccctggacagacaaccccaccaatgtgtcctggaggtccacttcctcagagccctgccccactagggaaagagagagaggctgggagtatggatcaacctatcaatgtccatgttcagcagggaagcaattatagaaaccagaccttccaccttctgcaccccataatgaccctggatccatactcccatggggttaaaggataagaaagctatcaggggaggggatgggatacggagttcttgtggtgggaattgtgtggagttgtacccctcttatcctatggtttttgaagtgtttcctttttataaataaaattaaaaataaaaaagaataggaaagctatcaggggagggaatgtgatatggagctctggtggtgggaattgtacccctcttgtcctatggtcttgtcagtatttataAATActgacattttataaataaataaatttttaaaaataagaaaatgtttaaaaagtggGAGGCTGAAGTAgtgatgaatgaataaatcaataaaacctttatgttccctctttccttcccttcataAGGaatcagagaaagacaccagagccaAGACAGAGGATGTTCTTTACCCACACAGTCACTGAAAAATGAGGATTTACATCAAAACTTCATAAAGCTGCAACTTCTACAAATATCTCATCCAGGAAGACCAGAAAACAGGGACTGGTTTGACATTATGGTAAAGAAACCAAGACAACTTATTGAGATCAGACAATTATTTGGTTCAGACTCGGGTTCCCAGACAGGCCTTCACATAGTCATGGTGCATGGGGAAGCTGGAGTGGGCAAATCTACACTGGCCAGGCAGGTGAGGGCAGCCTGGGGGGAAGGCCGCCTGTTCAGGGACCACTTCCAGCATGTCTTCTACATCAACTGCGGAGAACTAGACCAGTTCTCCTCAATGACTCTCGCTGAACTTATCCAAAAACACTCAGCTGCCCCTGGGACTCCCATTGAAGAGATCCTGTCTCAGCCAAAGCAGCTGCTTTTCATCTTGGATGGGTTCTGGTGGGGGACTAAATCTCACCTGAGAGAGGACTGTAGTGATAAGAAGGAAGTGCATGAACTACTGAGCAGTTTGATAAAGAAAACCATCCTTCCTGAGGCATCCTTGCTGATCACAGCTAGGAATGCAGTTCTGAGGAGTGACTTTTCTTTTGAGTACAAAATATATTTTGTAGAAGTGTTGGGCTTCTCTGAGTCTAGCAGGAAGGACTATTTCTACCAGTATTTCACAAAGGAAAGTCAAGCAAGTAGAGCTCTTACTGTGGTAGAATCAAACCCAGCCCTCTGGACCCTGTGCCTCATGCCCTGGGTGTCCTGGCTGGCATGCACCTGCCTGAAGCAGCAGATGGAGCGGAGACAAAAACTCTTACTGATGTGCCAGACCACCACGGCCCTCTGCCTGCAGTTCCTGTCCCAGAGTCTGTCAGGTCAGCCATTTGAAACTCAACTGAGTGGCTTGTGCTCTCTGGCTGCTGAGAGGACCCAGCAAGGATATACAAGATTCTCTGCCTTGGATCTCATTAAGCACAACCTAAATGACACTATCATCTCCACTCTTTTAAAGATGGGTGTTCTCCAAGAGAACCACAGCTTCATTCTCCTGTGCTTCCAGGAGTTTTTTGACGCCTTGTGCTGTGTGTTGGAGAGTAATAAGGAAGGCCAGATCAGAAAATGGCTGAAAACAAGGCAAGATGTATGTGTGGCACCAACCACACGTTTCCTTTTTGGCCTTTTGAGTGAGCATGGGGTGAGAGAGCTGGAGAGCATCTTCCGTTGCAGGTTGTctcaggaggggaagatggaactGTTGCAGTGGATCCAGGAGCAGCTCAAGCACATGCATCAGTCTGGGAAGCCATACTGCCTGCagttgctccactgcttgtatgAAATTCAGGATGGAGATTTCCTGAGACAAGTAATGAACTATTTCAATGGAACCAGGATATTTTTTCAAACTAACATGGACCTTCTGGTGTCTACTTTCTGCATTAAATTCTGCAAACATATCAAGAGGCTTCAGCTGAGACAGAATGGACAGAAAATACAACCCGAAGGAGCTCCTGATATGATTTTGTGAGTagcctactctctctctctctctctctctctctctctctcactcctcagTCTGTTCTACTGTTTTTTGTTCTGAAAGATTTCTCGGTAAGCCTGCCCCAGAGACTAAATGACTGAGATCCCCAGTGGCTTCTAACTGCCGTATCTGACCACTGTTGTCTAACTAAGTACCTGGCCAGCACCCAGAGTGTGGTATGCCCTGTCTGAGTGAGGGCAGACCTGCTGCTGCAGTGTTCTTCCTGCTTGAACACTTCTACCCCATAGAGTGTCCCTCTGTGGCCCCccagctctgcttctctctataaATGACTCTGTACTGCATCAGGCACCTCTATACTGACTATGGGCAGTGGCATGGCCTCTGAGCTCTATCCTTTCCCTGAAAAAATGAGTATGTTTGGAACAAATTTTTCCCTGCCACACATGACATGGTATCAATACTACCCTATTGACCCTAGTCTCTATCAAGTCACAAGTCCACCTCCTGAGCAAAAAAAGGTAGCTTTCTCTGCCTATCCACCAAAGGCAGCAGCACTGCAGATTCATCACTTCTACTGCCATATTGATCACTTAATCTTTCAGGTGCCCCTCACCTCTTTAGAGGAAGCATTCCATAATCACTAATACTGACCTTATGCCAGCCCTGCTAATCACAGATGAATAGAActctgctgctgccctcagaCAATAGAAGTCTTGGGAAAAGCTACATGGCTCTCCAGTGATGGGTCTGCAGTACTATTCCTTCCTGGTAGGGGGCGCAAATGAGGCAAGAGGGTGTCTAGAGGAGGCGTGAGCATGTGTTTGAGGAAACAGCCTCATATGAAAAGATGTTGGCACCTTTAATGTCAAGGTTGAAGTTTTTCATAGTAAGACGCATATTGATTATAGAAAAATCAGACTATGTCGATAGGAGCATACAGTGTGTGTGGTGCTCGGCtggaagcatgaggacctgagcttgatccccagcatcccatTTACCATTGTGATGCTCTGCTTCGTCCTCCTTTTCCATCTTGTGtaaataaaaagatgaacaaaatgtgttttttaaaagatacataggcagcgggttaagcgcacgtggcacaaagggcaaggacccattaggatccccgttcaagcccccagctccccacctgcagggggagtcacttcacaggctgtgaagcaagtctgcaggtgtctctctgtctctcttcctctctatctccgccttctctctcaatttctctctgtctctatccaataacaaataaataaaaaattaaaaatgctcacaaaaacattaaaaaataaaaaaataaaagatacatagatgttgggccgggcagtggcacacctttttaaatgctcacattacagtgcacaaggctctgggttcaagcccctggtccccacctgcaaggggaaggcttcatgagtcgtaaagcaaggctgcaggtgtctctctgtctctctacctctctacctccccctctcttctcaatttctctgtctatccaataaataaaaataatttttaagaagaaTCTAAAAAATATACAGATGAGCAAACAATGATAATTAATATCAGGCACTTTGATGTTAAATAACCTGACATAACCACTATTACAGATTTTAGCAATAGGTATCAGAGAGATAGGTACCATAGATTATGCAAATACTTTCATACATAGCACACAGACACTCATATTCACTCCCTGGAACTAGCACGAGTCAGCAAACTagtaagaagaaagaaggaaggaaggaaggaaggaaggaaggaaggaaggaaggaaggaaggaagggaaggaggagggaagagtggagggagggagggagggagggtgggagggagggaggggggacagggggacagagggaaggagggagaattgAGCTCTATAAGCCCTGAGTATAAATATTTTCCTTAGCCTAAGTATTTCATGTTTTGGATGTGTACGgtgatcaaattctgacactgcACTTAAATTGTGCAAGGAACTCTAAaattatatctgtatatatagtttttaaatatCTAAATTACCTGCAACCTTAGGTCAGATAGATCAAAACCGTTTGACCccgtcagtatctaagatatggtGATTAACAGATACCTCTCAAGGGCACAAAGCATAGTGAGGCCAAGCATATTATGATAGATCCTAACTACTGGATTCTCAGTGAAAAACAAATCGCcagctaacttggttataatgataattaactattgctattttaaacctTTTCTAAGATCACAAGGAACAcatcccattctctttaa
Above is a window of Erinaceus europaeus chromosome 12, mEriEur2.1, whole genome shotgun sequence DNA encoding:
- the LOC103113583 gene encoding NACHT, LRR and PYD domains-containing protein 1-like isoform X3; the encoded protein is MDSRVQEQLSKYLGIMKEEELEEFLHRLPDKETHSDPTTKSWIKLEESAAMEVASCLVSQYGEQKAWDLALHTWEQMGLGDLRAKAQREAALMPGIRERHQSQDRGCSLPTQSLKNEDLHQNFIKLQLLQISHPGRPENRDWFDIMVKKPRQLIEIRQLFGSDSGSQTGLHIVMVHGEAGVGKSTLARQVRAAWGEGRLFRDHFQHVFYINCGELDQFSSMTLAELIQKHSAAPGTPIEEILSQPKQLLFILDGFWWGTKSHLREDCSDKKEVHELLSSLIKKTILPEASLLITARNAVLRSDFSFEYKIYFVEVLGFSESSRKDYFYQYFTKESQASRALTVVESNPALWTLCLMPWVSWLACTCLKQQMERRQKLLLMCQTTTALCLQFLSQSLSGQPFETQLSGLCSLAAERTQQGYTRFSALDLIKHNLNDTIISTLLKMGVLQENHSFILLCFQEFFDALCCVLESNKEGQIRKWLKTRQDVCVAPTTRFLFGLLSEHGVRELESIFRCRLSQEGKMELLQWIQEQLKHMHQSGKPYCLQLLHCLYEIQDGDFLRQVMNYFNGTRIFFQTNMDLLVSTFCIKFCKHIKRLQLRQNGQKIQPEGAPDMILLYLNEVTEESWKILFSILGLMESLKELDLSTNILSEPAVQILCETLSDPRCHLQTLGLNNCGLTSSCCQHLASALSSSPSLTELDLRKYYPDDLGMALLCKGLLHPSCQLRLLRLNRHHLSKKAKQMLIGLEKEKPQLLISHKWDKHGTHLHEDTGAGATKGDSSLIAQIASLSVSSAAPQGDQHMEAMMTRGNFHSSM
- the LOC103113583 gene encoding NACHT, LRR and PYD domains-containing protein 1-like isoform X4 — protein: MDSRVQEQLSKYLGIMKEEELEEFLHRLPDKETHSDPTTKSWIKLEESAAMEVASCLVSQYGEQKAWDLALHTWEQMGLGDLRAKAQREAALMPGIRERHQSQDRGCSLPTQSLKNEDLHQNFIKLQLLQISHPGRPENRDWFDIMVKKPRQLIEIRQLFGSDSGSQTGLHIVMVHGEAGVGKSTLARQVRAAWGEGRLFRDHFQHVFYINCGELDQFSSMTLAELIQKHSAAPGTPIEEILSQPKQLLFILDGFWWGTKSHLREDCSDKKEVHELLSSLIKKTILPEASLLITARNAVLRSDFSFEYKIYFVEVLGFSESSRKDYFYQYFTKESQASRALTVVESNPALWTLCLMPWVSWLACTCLKQQMERRQKLLLMCQTTTALCLQFLSQSLSGQPFETQLSGLCSLAAERTQQGYTRFSALDLIKHNLNDTIISTLLKMGVLQENHSFILLCFQEFFDALCCVLESNKEGQIRKWLKTRQDVCVAPTTRFLFGLLSEHGVRELESIFRCRLSQEGKMELLQWIQEQLKHMHQSGKPYCLQLLHCLYEIQDGDFLRQVMNYFNGTRIFFQTNMDLLVSTFCIKFCKHIKRLQLRQNGQKIQPEGAPDMILLNNCGLTSSCCQHLASALSSSPSLTELDLRKYYPDDLGMALLCKGLLHPSCQLRLLRLNRHHLSKKAKQMLIGLEKEKPQLLISHKWDKHGTHLHEDTGAGATSDHTTSQAQQRPESEGDSSLIAQIASLSVSSAAPQGDQHMEAMMTRGNFHSSM
- the LOC103113583 gene encoding NACHT, LRR and PYD domains-containing protein 1-like isoform X1 — encoded protein: MDSRVQEQLSKYLGIMKEEELEEFLHRLPDKETHSDPTTKSWIKLEESAAMEVASCLVSQYGEQKAWDLALHTWEQMGLGDLRAKAQREAALMPGIRERHQSQDRGCSLPTQSLKNEDLHQNFIKLQLLQISHPGRPENRDWFDIMVKKPRQLIEIRQLFGSDSGSQTGLHIVMVHGEAGVGKSTLARQVRAAWGEGRLFRDHFQHVFYINCGELDQFSSMTLAELIQKHSAAPGTPIEEILSQPKQLLFILDGFWWGTKSHLREDCSDKKEVHELLSSLIKKTILPEASLLITARNAVLRSDFSFEYKIYFVEVLGFSESSRKDYFYQYFTKESQASRALTVVESNPALWTLCLMPWVSWLACTCLKQQMERRQKLLLMCQTTTALCLQFLSQSLSGQPFETQLSGLCSLAAERTQQGYTRFSALDLIKHNLNDTIISTLLKMGVLQENHSFILLCFQEFFDALCCVLESNKEGQIRKWLKTRQDVCVAPTTRFLFGLLSEHGVRELESIFRCRLSQEGKMELLQWIQEQLKHMHQSGKPYCLQLLHCLYEIQDGDFLRQVMNYFNGTRIFFQTNMDLLVSTFCIKFCKHIKRLQLRQNGQKIQPEGAPDMILLYLNEVTEESWKILFSILGLMESLKELDLSTNILSEPAVQILCETLSDPRCHLQTLGLNNCGLTSSCCQHLASALSSSPSLTELDLRKYYPDDLGMALLCKGLLHPSCQLRLLRLNRHHLSKKAKQMLIGLEKEKPQLLISHKWDKHGTHLHEDTGAGATSDHTTSQAQQRPESEGDSSLIAQIASLSVSSAAPQGDQHMEAMMTRGNFHSSM
- the LOC103113583 gene encoding NACHT, LRR and PYD domains-containing protein 1-like isoform X2 encodes the protein MDSRVQEQLSKYLGIMKEEELEEFLHRLPDKETHSDPTTKSWIKLEESAAMEVASCLVSQYGEQKAWDLALHTWEQMGLGDLRAKAQREAALMPGIRERHQSQDRGCSLPTQSLKNEDLHQNFIKLQLLQISHPGRPENRDWFDIMVKKPRQLIEIRQLFGSDSGSQTGLHIVMVHGEAGVGKSTLARQVRAAWGEGRLFRDHFQHVFYINCGELDQFSSMTLAELIQKHSAAPGTPIEEILSQPKQLLFILDGFWWGTKSHLREDCSDKKEVHELLSSLIKKTILPEASLLITARNAVLRSDFSFEYKIYFVEVLGFSESSRKDYFYQYFTKESQASRALTVVESNPALWTLCLMPWVSWLACTCLKQQMERRQKLLLMCQTTTALCLQFLSQSLSGQPFETQLSGLCSLAAERTQQGYTRFSALDLIKHNLNDTIISTLLKMGVLQENHSFILLCFQEFFDALCCVLESNKEGQIRKWLKTRQDVCVAPTTRFLFGLLSEHGVRELESIFRCRLSQEGKMELLQWIQEQLKHMHQSGKPYCLQLLHCLYEIQDGDFLRQVMNYFNGTRIFFQTNMDLLVSTFCIKFCKHIKRLQLRQNGQKIQPEGAPDMILLYLNEVTEESWKILFSILGLMESLKELDLSTNILSEPAVQILCETLSDPRCHLQTLGLNNCGLTSSCCQHLASALSSSPSLTELDLRKYYPDDLGMALLCKGLLHPSCQLRLLRLNRHHLSKKAKQMLIGLEKEKPQLLISHKWDKHGTHLHEDTGAGATSDHTTSQAQQRPESGDSSLIAQIASLSVSSAAPQGDQHMEAMMTRGNFHSSM